One Lentibacillus cibarius DNA window includes the following coding sequences:
- a CDS encoding inner membrane protein YpjD: protein MDEAKWFYEIILITYGLSLVGYFLDFIQHNRKANNVAFWLLCMVWLLQTVFLLKESLVSKSFPVTTLYEGLSFYAWVLISFSLILTKFFRIQFIIFFTNLVGFLILLLYISTRAKEKMPVQGVKLVHEILIAHISLAFVSYGFFTVSFLFSLMYLVQYKFLKEKKGFRWVWRLGDLNRLDAFSFKAVTLGVPLLTISIILGVIWAYVANTEFYWFDLKTIGSILVLFVYIIYLLLRLRKGYPARAISVYNSAAFLFLLINFFLFSILSDFHLQ, encoded by the coding sequence ATGGATGAAGCGAAATGGTTTTATGAAATTATTCTTATAACGTATGGGCTGAGCCTGGTGGGTTATTTCCTTGATTTTATTCAGCACAACCGGAAGGCAAATAATGTCGCCTTCTGGTTGCTTTGTATGGTCTGGCTTCTGCAAACTGTTTTTCTGTTGAAAGAATCACTTGTTTCGAAAAGCTTTCCAGTTACGACGTTGTATGAAGGCCTTTCTTTTTATGCATGGGTATTAATTTCCTTTTCTTTAATCCTTACTAAATTCTTTCGGATTCAGTTCATTATATTTTTTACAAATTTAGTGGGGTTTTTAATTCTTTTACTCTATATTTCCACCAGGGCTAAGGAAAAGATGCCAGTACAGGGTGTGAAGCTTGTTCACGAAATACTGATTGCACACATATCATTGGCTTTTGTTTCTTACGGCTTTTTCACTGTTTCCTTTCTTTTTTCCCTTATGTATCTAGTTCAATATAAATTTCTAAAAGAAAAAAAAGGATTCCGCTGGGTATGGAGGCTTGGTGATCTAAACAGACTGGATGCTTTTTCATTCAAAGCTGTAACACTTGGAGTACCTCTCTTGACCATTTCTATTATTCTTGGTGTGATTTGGGCGTATGTGGCAAACACTGAGTTTTACTGGTTTGACTTGAAGACAATTGGTTCAATACTTGTGTTGTTCGTTTATATTATTTATTTGCTACTTCGTTTACGAAAGGGTTATCCCGCAAGAGCTATATCCGTCTATAACTCTGCAGCTTTTCTATTTTTGCTGATTAATTTCTTTTTGTTCAGCATTCTTTCCGATTTTCATTTACAATAG